Proteins from a single region of Seriola aureovittata isolate HTS-2021-v1 ecotype China chromosome 9, ASM2101889v1, whole genome shotgun sequence:
- the ncoa6 gene encoding nuclear receptor coactivator 6 isoform X3: MAHRRTPPELSQRTECLEPDNDSDRDSGVGDDAGEDADSCHGSTVTQEEKVNKQDGMEENGGVGEDFTVFVAFQGNMEDEDFTQKLDTILSGIPNMLDMGSERLQPQHVEPWNSVRVTFNIPRDAAERLRLLAQNNQQQLRDLGILSVQIEGEGAINVAVGPNRGQEVRVNGPIGAPGQMRMDVGFPGQPGPGGVRMANPQMVPPGPGMAAQAMVPGSSGQMHPRVPRPSSQTDVMDPMMPGMPVQQQQQLQHQQAGPHGTGPMPPQAAHHMQALQAGRPLNPAALQQLQQQHHQQQQAQQQAQLSQLGPRPPFNPSGQMAVSPGWNQMSSLQPQATQGGPPWRKPLPQTQMVQRPPSLATVQTPSHPPPPYPFGSQQAGQVFNTMGQGQLQQQQQTGMGQFAAPQPKGPQGGPGVVTGPPRPPPPLPPTSGPQGNLTAKSPGSSSSPFQQGSPGTPPMMAQRPTTPQGFPQGVGSPGRAALGQQGNMQQGFMGMPQHGQPGAQVHPGMPKRPMGFPTPNFVQGQVSASTPGTPGGGAPQQLQSSQAMTHTGAQPSASTPNSMQGPPHAQSNVMAVQSSMAGPPPGTTAGPSMGQQQPGLQTQMMGLQHQAQPVSSSPSQMVQGQGGGQTVLSRPLSQGQRGGMTPPKQMMPQQGQGVMHGQGQMVGGQGHQAMLLQQQQQQQNSMMEQMVANQMQGNKQAFGGKIPAGVMTGQMMRGPPPNVPGNMAQFQGQVGPQQMTPQQQQQIAQLQQQQLQQQQQHQLQQQQLQQQQQQHQQMNQQQPQQVPIAGNPNQAMGMHGQQMRLPAGHPLIQQQLQQQQLQQQQKQQQQAMLQQQQQQQQQQQQQQQQQQQAVQQHPHPLGDPNSGTGDLGVQQMVPDMQAQQQQGMMGGPQHMQMGNGHFAGHGMNFNSQFPGQMPMGAPCGQPGGFPVSKDVTLTSPLLVNLLQSDISASQFGPGGKQGAGGGNQTKPKKKKPARKKKAKEGEGQQQVEGLGSLDVAAGIEDSELPNLGGEQNLGLDNSGPKLPDFANRPAGFPGQPGDQRVLQQVPMQFMQQQQQQQQQQQQQQQQQQQQQQQQQQQQQQQQQQQQQQQQQQQQQQQQQQIQHMQQQQIQQQQMQQQQQIQQQMQQQQIQQQQQQLQQQQMQQQQQMQQMQMQGLQNAQGQQGMTGPQTPGQGQPQMHPHQLQQQQQQQQQQTQQPHLQQQQQQQMMMMLKMQQEQAKNRMSIPPGGQLPPRGMGNPPEVQRLPVSQQGNMPVMISLQGHGGVPPSPDKARGMPLMVNPQIAGTARRMSHPDVGQGPQGTGSEEAPAGAHPKQDRPGGPEMGVQPGNGTQQMMPNQGSNTHMMKQGPGPSPMPPHTGASPQQQLPTQPQQGGPMAGLHFPNVPTTSQSSRPKTPNRASPRPYHHPLTPTNRPPSTEPSEINLSPERLNASIAGLFPPKINIPLPPRQPNLNRGFDQQGLNPTTLKAIGQAPPSLTLSGNNNNGSTGVNNTNNSQQPFSAGTGAGGAGAKPDKPPGGQGKRASPSNSRRSSPASSRKSATPSPGRQKGTKMAITCPPHQQQLVNPQGQTMMLSPTSVPPSPVSMPSQVSGGMEAQQTQSPFHGIQGNPAEGVRESQGMMTAEQRQMPQPQTQPLRELSAPRMTSPRFPVAQQPKPDLELQAGRGDRQTTHAPMQDSEVSLALRATPTSLNQLLDNTGIPNMPLQPVPVRDVMGKDSPKSALDPDRPLHSNSQSTDVSASVSTTATISESEAKPRPAVPVPTSSPNLQPASIPSSHPSTVLNSNTTPSLNQNPISSLGVSPSPNVNPITTLCNTLSTNTNTTPSLNPNPVTSGQSSSALAVSTSSISSSALNPASSALKPNPSPKPVTSVHSVIQIPASSSTISPNQITVFVTSNPITSAPTPQAPTSMVSTMVAVPNKNIRPQDIRQQTPVPRPPQFIATTPVFINPIFQVPGAPVAPNTTMVSQSVTMVRPIQVSTTNIQLSPAPSSTQSSVANMTGTQPARSAVGQVQIATTMSSSAPLGTLTTPQQINSVALKTENVGEAISAQKASPPVQQPSPHPSPSAASPFQPPLASPPPCSSPGVVNTIRKTTMSPSLAAQVKSKPAQASAAVSGSADSQQSPVERPAEGPTVAVPPQVFHPPASPAIQTEAPAPHQSAVAPNNITPSAVSSPIPVPGQVAVPTQIVTQAAITAPATVTSPAQPITSQAPIVTVVGTTTDAASATLLSTVAPVQSPVPSIVPIAAAAGPVQEVPPTTSSPVANPSGVPPVQSDAPVMEPPMPPAAAPHETTQTTPAPIPQEVPQSQEPVATEKTGEEVSTGSEQGAAVEKPKGPSRRSSRAEKEVEEEPVADSGIRKRSARPGTSAAVKETGASPTQAKRRKSK; this comes from the exons ATGGCACATCGACGCACTCCACCTGAGCTGTCCCAGAGGACAGAGTGCCTGGAACCAGATAATGATTCCGACAGGGACTCTGGTGTTGGGGATGATGCAGGAGAGGATGCTGACAGTTGCCATGGAAGCACAGTAACTCAAGAGGAGAAAGTCAACAAGCAAGATGGCATGGAAGAAAACGGCGGGGTGGGAGaagattttacagtttttgttgcCTTTCAAGGGAACATGGAGGATGAGGACTTCACACAAAAACTTGATACTATCCTCAGTGGGATACCTAATATGCTTGATATGG GCTCTGAGAGGCTACAGCCACAGCATGTGGAGCCGTGGAACAGTGTGCGGGTTACCTTCAACATTCCTCGGGATGCTGCTGAGCGACTCAGACTGTTGGCCCAGAacaaccagcagcagctcagagaccTGGGGATTCTCTCTGTGCAGATAGAAG GAGAAGGGGCCATCAATGTGGCTGTGGGACCAAATAGGGGACAAGAAGTTAGGGTGAATGGACCAATTGGAGCACCTGGCCAGATGAGAATGGATGTTGGCTTTCCAGGTCAGCCTGGTCCAG GAGGGGTAAGGATGGCTAATCCGCAGATGGTTCCCCCTGGGCCTGGCATGGCAGCTCAGGCCATGGTACCAGGCAGCAGTGGACAGATGCACCCTCGTGTTCCGAGACCATCTTCACAGACAG ATGTGATGGACCCAATGATGCCAGGTATGCCAGttcagcaacagcagcagcttcaacaCCAACAGGCTGGTCCCCATGGCACAGGTCCCATGCCTCCTCAGGCTGCTCATCACATGCAGGCTCTGCAGGCTGGAAGACCACTCAACcctgcagcactgcagcagctacaacagcagcaccaccaACAGCAACAGGCCCAACAGCAAGCTCAGCTCTCCCAGCTTGGACCTAGACCTCCATTCAACCCATCAGGCCAGATGGCTGTGTCTCCTGGCTGGAACCAGATGTCCTCTCTTCAGCCACAAGCCACTCAGGGAGGCCCTCCCTGGAGAAAGCCCCTACCCCAAACCCAAATGGTTCAACGCCCACCCTCCCTTGCTACAGTTCAGACACCCAGCCACCCTCCACCTCCTTACCCCTTTGGCAGCCAACAGGCTGGGCAGGTATTTAACACCATGGGACAGGGACAgttacagcaacaacagcagacaggcaTGGGTCAGTTTGCCGCTCCCCAGCCTAAAGGCCCACAGGGTGGCCCTGGTGTTGTCACAGGACCGCCCAGACCTCCTCCACCCCTTCCACCAACTTCTGGACCGCAGGGCAACCTCACTGCCAAGTCCCCTGGTTCCTCCTCGTCTCCTTTTCAACAGGGTTCACCAGGGACTCCTCCCATGATGGCTCAGAGACCGACAACTCCACAGGGTTTTCCCCAGGGTGTAGGTTCACCAGGAAGAGCAGCCCTCGGCCAACAGGGTAACATGCAACAAGGATTCATGGGAATGCCCCAGCATGGACAGCCTGGGGCCCAAGTTCACCCAG GCATGCCAAAGCGTCCCATGGGCTTTCCAACCCCAAACTTTGTCCAAGGTCAGGTGAGTGCTAGCACTCCAGGAACGCCTGGTGGAGGAGCCcctcagcagctacagagcagcCAAGCGATGACTCACACAG GAGCTCAGCCATCAGCCTCCACACCAAACTCAATGCAGGGTCCACCCCATGCCCAATCCAATGTTATGGCTGTACAAAGTAGCATGGCAGGTCCGCCCCCTGGTACAACTGCTGGGCCTAGTATGGGCCAGCAACAGCCTGGCCTCCAGACCCAGATGATGGGCCTCCAGCATCAGGCCCAGCCCGTGTCCTCCTCCCCCAGCCAGATGGTTCAAGGCCAGGGTGGAGGTCAGACTGTCCTCTCAAGGCCCCTCAGTcaagggcagagaggaggaatgacCCCACCCAAGCAAATGATGCCTCAGCAAGGCCAGGGGGTGATGCATGGGCAGGGTCAGATGGTTGGAGGCCAAGGGCACCAGGCCATGCtcctacagcagcagcaacagcaacaaaactcCATGATGGAACAAATGGTTGCCAACCAGATGCAAGGCAACAAGCAGGCATTTGGAGGCAAGATTCCCGCTGGGGTCATGACTGGCCAGATGATGCGTGGGCCCCCTCCAAACGTTCCAGGTAACATGGCTCAGTTCCAGGGCCAGGTTGGCCCACAGCAGATGActccacaacagcagcagcaaatcgCTCAACTCCAGCAACAGCAGttacaacagcagcaacagcatcagctgcaacagcagcagcttcagcagcagcaacaacaacatcagcagaTGAACCAACAACAGCCCCAACAGGTTCCTATTGCTGGCAATCCTAATCAAGCTATGGGCATGCATGGGCAACAGATGAGACTTCCTGCTGGCCACCCTCTTATCCAACAACAgttgcaacagcagcagttacagcagcagcagaaacagcagcaacaggctatgttgcagcaacaacagcagcagcagcaacaacaacaacaacaacaacaacaacaacaacaggcagTTCAACAGCACCCACATCCTCTGGGAGACCCCAATAGTGGGACAGGGGATTTAGGGGTCCAACAGATGGTCCCTGATATGcaggcacagcagcagcaaggcaTGATGGGCGGCCCTCAGCACATGCAGATGGGAAATGGCCACTTTGCAGGTCATGGCATGAACTTTAACTCACAGTTCCCAGGCCAGATGCCAATGGGGGCACCCTGTGGACAGCCAGGCGGCTTTCCCGTCAGCAAGGATGTTACACTGACTAGCCCACTGCTGGTCAACTTGCTGCAGAGCGATATCTCAGCCAGCCAGTTTGGGCCAGGTGGAAAACAAGGAGCAGGGGGAGGCAATCAGACCaaacccaaaaaaaagaaaccggCACGAAAGAAGAAGGccaaagagggagagggacaaCAGCAAGTAGAGGGACTCGG TTCTCTTGATGTGGCTGCTGGCATAGAGGATTCTGAGCTGCCAAATCTGGGTGGTGAACAGAATTTGGGCTTAGACAACTCTGGCCCAAAACTCCCTGATTTTGCCAACAGGCCGGCGG GCTTTCCTGGCCAACCTGGAGACCAGAGAGTATTGCAGCAGGTACCCATGCAGTTtatgcagcaacagcagcagcagcagcagcaacagcagcagcagcaacaacagcagcagcagcagcaacaacagcagcagcagcagcaacaacaacaacaacaacaacaacagcagcaacaacaacaacaacaacaacagcaacaacaacagcaaattCAGCAcatgcaacagcagcagatacagcaacagcagatgcagcaacagcaacaaatacaacaacaaatgcaacaacagcaaatacagcaacagcagcaacaactacagcaacagcagatgcagcaacagcagcaaatgCAACAGATGCAGATGCAGGGTCTCCAGAATGCTCAAGGGCAGCAGGGGATGACAGGGCCGCAGACACCAGGTCAAGGTCAGCCCCAAATGCACCCtcatcagctgcagcaacaacaacagcagcagcagcagcagactcaaCAGCCACACCTGCAACAGcag caacagcagcagatgatgatgatgctgaagaTGCAGCAGGAGCAGGCAAAAAATCGCATGTCCATTCCACCAGGAGGCCAGCTCCCTCCTCGGGGCATGGGCAATCCACCTGAGGTGCAGAGGCTTCCTGTCTCACAGCAAGGCAACATGCCTGTAATGATCAGTCTTCAAGGACACGGAGGGGTACCACCGTCACCTGACAAAGCCAGAGGGATGCCCCTGATGGTGAACCCACAG ATTGCAGGTACTGCGCGAAGAATGTCCCATCCTGATGTAGGCCAGGGTCCCCAAGGTACTGGATCTGAAGAGGCCCCTGCTGGGGCCCACCCAAAACAAGACAGGCCTGGTGGCCCAGAAATGGGGGTGCAGCCAGGAAATGGGACCCAACAGATGATGCCCAATCAGGGCTCCAACACTCACATGATGAAGCAAGGCCCCGGTCCATCACCAATGCCCCCGCACACTGGAGCCAGTCCCCAGCAACAGCTACCCACTCAGCCTCAACAAGGAGGTCCTATGGCTGGCCTTCATTTCCCTAATGTCCCCACAACCTCACAGAGCTCCAGGCCCAAAACCCCCAACAGAGCTAGCCCCAGGCCATACCACCATCCCCTCACTCCAACTAATCGTCCACCCAGTACTGAGCCCTCCGAAATCAACCTTTCACCTGAGAGGCTAAATGCCTCAATTGCAGGGCTGTTTCCTCCCAAAATCAACATTCCTCTGCCACCTAGGCAACCTAACCTAAACAGGGGATTTGATCAGCAAGGTCTTAACCCAACAACTCTGAAAGCCATTGGGCAGGCCCCTCCTAGCCTAACTCTAtcaggcaacaacaacaatggcagTACGGGTGTAAATAACACTAACAACAGTCAACAGCCTTTCTCTGCTGGCACTGGAGCAGGGGGTGCAGGTGCTAAGCCCGACAAGCCGCCTGGAGGGCAGGGTAAGAGGGCAAGTCCTAGCAATAGTCGGAGGTCAAGTCCAGCTTCTAGCCGCAAGTCGGCCACCCCAAGTCCAGGAAGACAAAAGGGGACAAAAATGGCCATCACATGCCCTCCCCACCAGCAGCAGTTGGTCAACCCTCAGGGGCAAACCATGATGCTAAGCCCTACCTCAGTACCTCCAAGTCCAGTATCTATGCCTTCACAAGTGAGTGGGGGCATGGAGGCACAACAGACTCAGAGCCCCTTCCATGGGATACAAGGTAACCCTGCTGAGGGAGTTAGGGAAAGTCAGGGAATGATGACAGCAGAGCAGCGACAGATGCCTCAGCCTCAAACACAGCCTTTGAGGGAGTTATCGGCCCCGAGAATGACAAGTCCTCGTTTCCCTGTGGCTCAGCAGCCTAAACCTGACTTGGAGCTGCAGGCTGGCAGAGGTGATAGGCAAACGACACATGCACCTATGCAGGACTCTGAAGTATCACTTGCTCTCAGGGCAACTCCAACCTCCCTCAACCAGTTACTGGATAACACAGGTATCCCAAACATGCCTCTTCAGCCTGTACCTGTTAGGGATGTGATGGGAAAAGACAGCCCCAAGTCTGCTTTGGATCCAGACAGACCACTCCACAGTAATTCCCAGAGTACAGATGTTTCAGCCTCTGTCTCGACTACTGCCACTATAAGTGAATCGGAAGCTAAACCCAGACCTGCTGTTCCAGTCCCCACCAGCAGTCCTAACTTGCAGCCTGCTTCAATTCCCAGCTCTCACCCTAGCACTGTTTTGAACTCCAATACTACCCCCAGCCTTAATCAAAACCCCATCTCCAGTCTTGGTGTCAGTCCCAGTCCAAATGTAAATCCAATAACTACTCTTTGTAACACCCTCAGTACTAACACTAATACCACCCCGAGTTTAAACCCCAACCCAGTCACTTCTGGTCAGAGCAGTTCTGCCTTAGCTGTTAGTACCAGTTCTATCTCCAGCTCTGCTCTAAACCCAGCCAGTTCAGCTCTAAAACCAAACCCTAGTCCTAAACCTGTGACAAGTGTTCACTCAGTCATACAGATCCCTGCCTCCTCTAGCACCATTTCCCCCAACCAGATCACTGTGTTTGTCACCTCCAACCCCATCACCTCAGCCCCCACTCCCCAGGCACCCACATCTATGGTCTCCACCATGGTGGCTGTCCCTAACAAGAACATTAGACCTCAGGACATCCGGCAGCAGACCCCTGTCCCCCGACCTCCTCAGTTTATTGCCACCACCCCTGTATTTATCAACCCAATTTTCCAGGTCCCGGGTGCACCTGTGGCTCCGAATACCACAATGGTATCACAGTCAGTGACCATGGTGAGGCCTATCCAAGTGTCCACTACAAACATCCAACTTTCTCCTGCCCCAAGCTCCACCCAGTCCTCGGTGGCTAACATGACCGGCACTCAGCCTGCCAGAAGTGCTGTTGGACAGGTCCAGATTGCTACTACTATGTCATCATCAGCCCCACTTGGTACTCTCACAACTCCTCAGCAAATTAACTCAGTGGCtctcaaaacagaaaatgtaggTGAGGCAATTTCTGCTCAGAAAGCTAGTCCTCCGGTCCAGCAGCCATCTCCTCATCCAAGCCCGTCAGCTGCATCTCCCTTTCAGCCACCCCTGGCTTCTCCACCTCCCTGCTCTAGTCCTGGGGTTGTAAACACCATTCGGAAGACCACCATGTCCCCATCTCTCGCGGCTCAAGTGAAAAGTAAACCTGCACAGGCTTCTGCAGCTGTTTCTGGTTCAGCTGACTCTCAGCAAAGTCCTGTGGAAAGGCCTGCAGAGGGGCCCACTGTGGCTGTGCCACCGCAGGTCTTTCATCCTCCTGCTAGTCCTGCCATTCAGACTGAAGCACCAGCTCCCCATCAAAGTGCTGTTGCTCCAAACAACATTACTCCATCTGCAGTCTCTTCTCCAATCCCAGTTCCTGGCCAAGTTGCTGTTCCTACTCAGATTGTTACCCAGGCTGCAATAACTGCACCAGCTACAGTAACAAGTCCAGCCCAGCCTATAACCTCTCAAGCTCCTATTGTCACTGTAGTTGGCACTACCACAGACGCCGCTTCTGCTACCTTACTGTCTACGGTCGCTCCTGTACAAAGTCCCGTACCGTCCATTGTTCCaattgctgctgcagctggacctGTGCAGGAGGTTCCCCCGACCACATCCTCTCCAGTTGCTAACCCCAGCGGAGTTCCACCAGTTCAGTCTGACGCCCCAGTGATGGAGCCTCCCATGCCCCCAGCTGCAGCACCTCATGAAACCACTCAAACCACCCCAG CACCTATTCCACAAGAAGTCCCACAGTCTCAGGAACCTGTTGCTACCGAGAAGACAG GTGAAGAGGTCTCAACAGGTTCTGAGCAGGG AGCTGCTGTGGAGAAGCCCAAGGGACCGAGCAGACGCAGCTCCCGGGcagagaaggaggtggaggaggagccagTAGCAGACAGTGGCATTAGGAAGAGATCAGCCAGGCCTGGAACCAGTGCTGCTGTAAAAG AAACTGGAGCGAGCCCCACCCAAGCCAAACGAAGGAAGTCTAAATAG